From a single Lolium rigidum isolate FL_2022 chromosome 7, APGP_CSIRO_Lrig_0.1, whole genome shotgun sequence genomic region:
- the LOC124674887 gene encoding poly(A)-specific ribonuclease PARN — protein sequence MQCRRRLAPLLRAPPPRTLLARLLSSSYPSPPPSGGGADGAAASGVAVKQVTRGNLSEALEELRARVRDAAFVGLDLEMSGVTSAPWRDTFELDRADVRYLKLRDSAQRFAALQLGICPFRWDPAKSAFVAHPHNFFIFPRKELPYDSSSHEFLCQTSSIDFLAKYQFDFNTCFHEGISYLSRAQEEEALEKLNVLHHDAMSASPNTSGEGEDVPLKSTADLLFTERMKIRFSEWRDAIRSNSTVDNNLLGNSKFGTDQFQTVFFKMRPAVMLNGFTSHQLKLIQQVLRKNFKDLMYVCTFGEDDTSEKRVVYTDNSDDSMLLMKDVQQDLLTSRKGKVESAIGIRHVIDLLASERKLIVGHSCFLDIAQVYSKFIGPLPSSMKEFSLGINKVFPHIADTRHLMSANDAVQYLMRQKSKSLSSAFSFLCPTAAESSTRTPVKIEVEADETTLSCFASGAKHEAGYDAFMTGSVFAQLCAHLDINFEHLTPKENLARNNRLQKYINHLSPSFNSGTVLDLSTGTERPDTGYKSRYPAAVYENVVLIWGFQSELRAKDIKDSICKVFGPASVTTIFSIDRTAVLVQFSKQESVNDFLDLKATLERADTAISVLHPLSTILQGGKTRAANYETYRDICNSSVSKYFFADQAEAVCPASNTELKCENLDAGDALGINDGILDETKNASVQRGEGAKYTSKNRDNSDISCQDILDVLQDGKTLFSKRINQT from the exons atgcagtgccgccgccgcctcgccccgctcctccgcgcgccgccgcccaggaCCCTCCTCGCCCGCCTCCTCTCCTCATCCTACCCCTCGCCGCCCCCGAGCGGCGGCGGAGCGGATGGAGCCGCGGCCAGCGGGGTGGCGGTGAAGCAGGTGACGCGGGGGAACCTGTCGGAGGCGCTGGAGGAGCTCCGCGCGCGGGTGCGCGACGCCGCCTTCGTGGGGCTCGACCTGGAGATGAGCGGCGTCACCAGCGCGCCCTGGCGGGACACCTTCGAGCTCGACCGCGCCGACGTCCGCTACCTCAAGCTCCGCGACTCCGCGCAGCGCTTCGCCGCCCTGCAGCTCGGCATCTGCCCCTTCCGCTGGGATCCCGCCAAGTCCGCCTTCGTCGCCCACCC GCATAACTTCTTTATCTTTCCTCGCAAGGAGCTCCCATATGATAGTTCATCTCATGAATTTCTCTGCCAGACCAGTTCAATTGACTTCCTAGCGAAATACCAGTTTGATTTCAACACGTGCTTCCACGAAG GAATATCTTATTTAtccagagcacaagaagaagagGCTCTTGAGAAATTAAATGTACTGCATCATGATGCAATGTCTGCGTCTCCAAATACTTCTGGAGAAGGAGAAGATGTACCATTAAAGAGTACTGCTGATCTTCTTTTCACGGAGAGAATGAAGATCAGATTCAGCGAGTGGCGTGATGCGATAAGAAGCAATTCGACAGTGGATAATAATTTGTTAGGAAACAGTAAATTTGGCACAGACCAATTCCAGACAGTTTTCTTCAAAATGCGCCCAGCTGTTATGCTTAATGGGTTCACATCACATCAGCTAAAGTTAATTCAACAG GTTTTGAGAAAAAACTTTAAAGACCTCATGTATGTTTGTACATTTGGTGAGGATGATACATCAGAGAAGAGAGTAGTTTATACAGACAATAGTGATGACAGTATGTTATTGATG AAAGATGTGCAGCAAGATCTACTCACAAGCAGAAAAGGAAAAGTTGAATCAGCAATAGGAATCCGCCATGTCATTGATCTTCTTGCCTCAGAAAGAAAATTGATTGTTGGTCACAGTTGTTTCCTAG ATATTGCACAAGTCTACAGCAAATTTATTGGGCCTCTTCCCTCATCCATGAAGGAATTTTCCTTGGGCATCAACAAAGTTTTCCCACACATTGCAGATACTAGACATCTTATGTCTGCCAACGATGCGGTGCAGTATTTGATGAGGCAGAAAAGCAAATCACTTTCTTCAGCTTTCTCATTTTTGTGCCCAACTGCTGCGGAGTCATCTACCCGTACTCCTGTGAAAATTGAAGTCGAGGCAGATGAAACAAC GTTATCTTGCTTTGCTTCGGGTGCCAAGCACGAGGCAGGATATGATGCATTCATGACTGGAAGTGTTTTCGCGCAGTTGTGTGCTCATCTTGACATCAATTTTGAACACCTCACGCCTAAGGAGAACCTAGCGAGGAATAATAGGCTGCAGAAATACATCAATCATTTGTCTCCTAGCTTTAACAGTGGAACAGTACTTGATTTAAGTACTGGCACGGAGAGACCAGATACAGGTTATAAGAGTAGATATCCTGCTGCTGTGTATGAAAATGTTGTTCTCATCTGGGGATTCCAGTCTGAGCTAAGAGCAAAGGATATTAAGGACTCCATCTGCAAAGTGTTTGGTCCAGCATCAGTTACGACAATATTCTCGATTGACCGCACTGCTGTTCTCGTTCAGTTCAGTAAACAAGAGTCTGTAAATGATTTTTTGGATTTGAAGGCTACCTTAGAAAGGGCAGATACTGCTATTTCAGTCCTGCACCCTCTGTCAACTATATTACAAGGAGGCAAAACACGAGCTGCAAACTACGAAACCTACAGGGACATTTGCAACTCATCTGTATCGAAGTATTTCTTTGCTGATCAAGCTGAAGCAGTCTGTCCAGCTTCAAACACTGAGCTCAAATGTGAGAACCTAGATGCTGGTGATGCACTTGGAATAAACGATGGCATTCTGGATGAAACTAAAAATGCCTCGGTACAGCGGGGAGAAGGAGCAAAGTATACTTCCAAGAACCGAGACAATAGTGATATTTCGTGCCAAGATATCTTGGATGTACTACAAGATGGCAAAACGTTATTCAGTAAACGAATCAATCAGACATGA